Genomic window (Pseudomonas sp. L5B5):
CTCGTGCACTTCCAGGGTCTTGAGCTCGTTGTAGCCCAACTGGTGCCCCGGCGCCGGGCTGAAGGCCGCGTAGCCGGGCAGGGCCGGGCCGGACAACAGGCGCTGGAAACCCTTCTGCCCGACCCGGTACAGGCGCAGTTCGTTGAGGCGTTCCTGGTCGAAAGCCAGGGTGCCAAGGGTGCCGCTGATCTCGACACTCAGGTGGTTCTTGTAGCCGTGCTTGATCCAGCTGCTGCTCACGGTGCCGCGGGCACCATTGGTGAAGCGCAGCAGCGCATGGGCCTGGTCGTCCACGGCGATGGAGCGGCGTTCCTGGCTGCCGGCCTGGATGGGTCGCTGCAGGTGCACGGTCTGGGTATCGGCGCACACCGCCTGTACCGGTCCCATGAGAAAACGCGCCATGGCCAGCAGGTGGCTGCCCAGGTCCGCCAGGGCGCCGCCGGCCTGCTGCGGCTCGCAGCGCCAGGACCAGGGCGAATCGGGGTCGGCCATGAAATCCTCGCTGAATTCGCCCTGGAAACTCACCAGTTGCCCCAGTTCGCCGCTGGTGATCAATTCCCGGGCCATTACGATCAACGGGTTGTGCTGGTAGTTGTAGCCGACCCGTGTGACCACCCCGGCTGCCTGCGCGGCCTGGTACATCTGCCTGGCCTGCTCGACGTTCACGGCCAGGGGTTTTTCGCAATACACCGCCTTGCTCGCCGCCAGGGCGGCCATGGCCATGGGAAAGTGCAGGTGATTGGGGGTGGTGATGGCCACCAGATCAACTCCGGGATCGCTGATCAGCTGTCGCCAGTCGGCGTGGGCCCGGGCGAAACCCCAGGCGCCCGCGCACTGTTCGGCACGCTGGGCATCGGCATCCGCCACGGCTGCCAGGTGCAGGCGCGCCGGCAGTTCGAAGACTGCGCCGACACTGCGAAATGCCAGGGCATGGGCACGCCCCATGAATCCGGTACCGATCAAGCCAATGCCATATTCATCCATAACCGCACCTGCAGAATCATTGTCGTAGGGAAAGTCAGTTATGGAATAAATATTCTCTAATTGCAATTGTCGGAATAAATATTCATTTACTGGGCGGCGCCCTGTAGGAGCGAAGCTTGCTCGCGATGAACCCGAGGACGTCGTGTTCCGTCAGGTAATCCACGTCATCGTTAACGACCATCGCGAGCAAACTGTGCTCCTGCAGGTTTGTGCCAGGCATGAAAAAGGCAGCCCGCAGGCTGCCTTTCTTGTACGGCGCAGTTCGCTCAGGACAGGAAACCGCCGTCCACGTTCAGGGCGGTGCCGGTGGTGTAGCTGGAAGCATCGCTGGCCAGGTAGAGCACCGTGCCGGCCATCTCGCTCGGGTCGGCCACGCGCTTGAGCGGGATCTGCGCCAGGGCGGCGTTGCGAATGCTGTCGTTCTTGACCAGTGCCGAGGCGAACTTGGTATCGGTCAGGCCCGGCAGCAGGGCATTGCAGCGGATGCCGAACTGCGCGCATTCCTTGGCGAAGACCTTGGTCATGTTGATCACCGCGGCCTTGGTCACCGAGTAGATGCCCTGGAACAGCCCTGGCGAGACGCCGTTGATCGAGGCCACGTTGATGATGCTGCCGCCGCCGTGTTCGCGCATCAGCTTGCCGGCTTCCACCGACATGAAGAAGTAGCCACGGATGTTGACGTCGACGGTCTTCTGGAACGCCCCCAGGTCGGTGTCCAGGACGTTGCAGAACTGAGGGTTGGTGGCAGCGTTGTTGACCAGGATATCCAGGCGCCCGAACTGCTCGCGGATGGTGGCGAACACCTGCTGGATCTGCTCCATTTCACCGATGTGGCAGGCAATGGCGGTGGCCTTGCCGCCAGCGGCGACAATGGCATCGGCCACCTGCTGGCAACCGTCGAGCTTGCGGCTCGAGACGATCACGTGAGCGCCTTGCTGGGCCAGCAGCTTGGCAATGGCCTCACCGATGCCACGGCTGGCGCCGGAGACGAATGCGATCTTGCCGTCGAGGTCGAACAACTGAGTCTTGGACATGGTTTTTCCTTGTTGGTCGGTCGCGCGCCGGGGCGCACTCAGAGGCTGGATTTGCCGATGACTTGCAGGCTCATCTGCTCCAGCAGCGTGTTCATGTGAATGAACTGCGCGAAGCGTTTGTCCTGGGTCTGGCCGTGGTAGAAGCGGTAGTAGATCTGCTGCACGATGCCGGCCAGGCGGAACAGGCCATAGGTGTAGTAGAAGTCGAAGTTGCCGATTTCGATGCCGGAGCGCTCGGCGTAGTAGTCGACGAACTGCTGGCGGCTGAGCATCCCCGGGGCGTTGCTTGGCTGGCGGCGCATCAGTTGCACCGGCGCCGGGTCGCTGGCCTCGATCCAGTAGGCCAGGGTGTTGCCAAGGTCCATCAGCGGGTCGCCCAGGGTGGTCAGTTCCCAGTCCAGCACGCCGATGATCTGCATCGGGTTCTGTGGGTCGAGGATCACGTTGTCGAAGCGGTAGTCGTTATGCACGATGCTCGAGGTCGGGTGGTCGGCCGGCATCTTGTCGTTGAGCCAGGCCTTGACCGCCTCCCACTGCGGCGCATCGGGGGTCAGGGCCTTCTCGTAGCGATCGCTCCAGCCCTTGATCTGGCGTTGCACATAACCTTCGGGCTTGCCCAGGTCGCCCAGGCCGCAGGCGGTGTAGTCAACCTGGTGCAGTTCGACGAGGCGATCGATGAAGCTCTTGCACAGTGCCTGGGTGTGGCTGGCATCCAGGTTCAACTCCGGCGGCAGGTCGGAGCGCAGGATGATGCCCTTGACCCGTTCCATGACGTAGAACTCGGCCCCGATCACCGCTTCATCGGTGCAGTGCACGTAGGCCTTGGGGCAGTAGGGGAAACCGTCCTTGAGCTGGTTGAGGATGCGGAACTCGCGGCCCATGTCGTGGGCCGACTTGGCCTTGTGGCCGAACGGCGGACGGCGCAGGACGAACTCCTGGTCGGGGTATTCCAGCAGGTAGGTGAGGTTCGAGGCGCCACCGGGAAACTGGCTGATGCGCGGCGTGCCGGTCAGGCCGGGAATGTGCGCCTTGAGGTATGGGTCGATCAGAGCGGCATCGAGTTCTTCACCCGAGCGGGTGCGGGTGGACTGGTCTGTAAGCGCCATGCTTATCCCTTCTGCTTATTCTGGAGGCCAGAGATCATTGACTAATCTAATGTGCCCGCTGGCCCCCGACAATCGCGACGGGCCTTTATAGACACGGGTGTTGCCGGGCAATCAGTGTTTTTGATACAGCCGTTTGAATCACCCTCGGGAGCATAGCCGTCAGCCGGGTTTCAAGGGTGATCCGGCAATGGCAGGGCCAGCGGCGTCAGCAGTGGCTGGCCGCTGAAGTGGGCCAGCAGGTTCTGGCCGACCTTCTCCACCGTGTCCCGGCTGGCCTGGGGCGACAGTCCGGCGACATGGGGCGTGAGCACCACGTTGTCCAGGCACTTGAGGCGTTGCGGGACTTGCGGTTCGTCATCGAACACATCCAGCGCGGCGCCGGCGATCTGTCGTTGCTCGAGGGCTTGCAGCAGGGCTTCGCTGTCCACCACGCTGGCCCGGGCCACGTTCACCAGGAAGCCTTCGGGCCCCAGGGCCTGCAGTACCTTGTGGTCCACCAGGTGCCGGGTGTCGGCGCCACCGGGCGTGGCGATCACCAGCAGGTCGATGTCCCGGGCCATTTCCAGCAGGGTTGGGTAGAAGCGGTAGGGGTGTTCCGGCCTGGGCTGGCGGCTGTGGTAGCTCACTGGCATGTCCAGGCCCTGGGCGCAGCGCCGGGCAATGGCCTGGCCCACTGCGCCCAGGCCAAGGATGCCCAGGCGCAGGCCGGCCACTGACGGGCGGGTGACTTTTGGCCAGTGCCCCTGGCGTACCGCGGCGTCGGCCTGGGGAATGCCCCGGACCACGGCCAGCAGCAGGGCCAGGGCGTGATCGGCCACCGACGACGCATTGACCCCGGCCCCGGTGGTCACGGCGATCCCGCGGTTGCTGGCGGCTTGCAGGTCCACCTGTTCGTAGCCGGCGCCGATCACGCAGATGATCTGCAAGCGGGGCAGGGCTTCGATCTCCTGCGCTGTCAGGCCCAGGGGGCCGCGGGTCAGCACCGCGTCGATCTCTGCGGCATGGGTCTTGATGGCCTGGGCTCGTGCGCTGGGCGTCTGCGCCAGGATCAGGCGCAGGCCCAGTTGTTCGAGGTGCGGCAGGTAGGCGTTGACGTTTTCAACCAGGACCAGGACGGTAGCGAGCATGGCGGGTTCCTATGGCTTAGCGAGGCAGGGTTTGCCGTAGTTGGAAGACATTGCCTTCCGGATCGATGCCGTCGCAGACCCGGGCACCCTTGAACAGCCATTCCCGCTCGGCCTCGTGGAGTCGGCCGCCAGCCTGGGCTGCGTGCTGCCGGGCCAGGTCCAGGTCGGCGATCCAGAACACCGGTTTGCAGGCTGAGTCGCTGCGGGGCAGGGGCGGGTCCTGCAGGACAATGCGCGCGGCGATAGCCGCCGGCACCTGGATCAGGGTCAGTTCCATCCCCTGGTGTTCCAGTTGCAGGTAATCGGGCTGCTGTTCGCCGATGGGCCAGCTCAGGACCTGGGCGTAGAAGCGCGCCAGGGTGTGTGGGTCAAGGCTGTAGAGCACGAAGCCGGCGACACTCATGGGCAACTCCAGCAAAGCGATGGCGAAGGCTCAAGGGTGCGCATTGGTCGCAGGTTTGGCAATGCCTCAGGCGACCATCGCCGGGAAGTTGCGCCGTGGTCGGCGCGTTCCGGGCAGTGGCGGGGCAGGGTCAGAAGCGGACGTCGGCAGTCCTGGCCAGGGTGACGAACGCACCGCTCAAGGTGGCGTTGTGATGATCGATGATCTTCCGGGCTCCCAGGTGCGGGGTGTCCATGCAGGTATGGGCATCCTCCACCAGCAATGCAGTGAACCCAAGGTCGGCGGCGGCGCGGCAGGTGGCGTCGACACAGTATTGGGTCTTCATGCCGACGATCACCAGTTCGCTGGCTCCGGCCTGGTGCAGGCGCTCGGCCAGGTCGGTGCCGGTGAAGCAACTGGGGCGGGCCTTGTCCAGCACGCAATCCTGCTGCTCGTCCACTTCCAGGGTGGGCAGCAATTGCCAGAACGGACTGCCGACGGCCAGGGGGGATTCGGCCGGCCCGGTATGGCGCATGGCGAAGATTGGCGCTGAGTTCTGGCGGGCGCGACGGATCAGCTGGTTGACATGATCCAGGACCTGTTCGCGCTGGTAGGGCTTGTCCGGTCCGTTGAACAGTCCAACCTGCATGTCGATGACCAGCAGGGCACGCGGGGCGTTGGATAAAGGCATCTTGTCTCTCCTTGTTGTGCCAGCCGGACGGAGAAACAAAAGGCCCCGTCCATTGCTGGCGGGGCCTTGGTTGTCACTGTGCTCGCATCATCCTGCACAGCCACCACACGACCCGCCGAAGGCAGTCGTGGTACTAGTGGTCGAGATGAGCGGGTAGGCATTCATGGGCCTGATCATGCCGTTCGTCGTCGCGCCCTGTCAACGCGGCGCCTGGCGGGATTTTCCCGCGGCCACCGGGCGAGGAAGGGGGATGAGACAAAAAGCCGCTTTGACGGCCCGGCCGGCAGCTGCGAAAAAAGCCACCGGACCAGGGAAAGGGCCGGAACAGACACGTTGCGACAAAAATGGACAATATTGCCGCACTGCACCCGCCGTTCCTCTGCCGAGTCTATGCAGCGTCCGTGGAATCCCGGACAATCGCGCCCCCTCTGTTCGCTCGGGGTTTTGTCTGTCGGGTATTCCGACGCGCCTCGAGCCAATGGCAAACGACCGGAATGTGGAGATCCCACCGGATGAATGATCAGGCCAACAGCGTTGATCAACGCTTTGAAACGGCTGCCCCAGCGACCCTGGCCAGCTGGAACCGCCAAGACACCACCTGGATGCTGGGCCTGTTTGGCACCGCCATTGGTGCCGGTACCCTGTTTCTGCCCATCAACGCTGGCCTCGGTGGCTTCTGGCCGCTGCTGATCCTGGCGCTGCTGGCCTTCCCGATGACCTTCTACGCGCACCGTGGCCTGACCCGCTTCGTGCTCTCCGGGCGTGATGGCGCGGACATCACCGACGTCGTGGAAGAGCATTTCGGGATCAAGGCCGGGGCCCTGATCACCTTG
Coding sequences:
- a CDS encoding VOC family protein is translated as MSVAGFVLYSLDPHTLARFYAQVLSWPIGEQQPDYLQLEHQGMELTLIQVPAAIAARIVLQDPPLPRSDSACKPVFWIADLDLARQHAAQAGGRLHEAEREWLFKGARVCDGIDPEGNVFQLRQTLPR
- a CDS encoding Gfo/Idh/MocA family protein; this encodes MDEYGIGLIGTGFMGRAHALAFRSVGAVFELPARLHLAAVADADAQRAEQCAGAWGFARAHADWRQLISDPGVDLVAITTPNHLHFPMAMAALAASKAVYCEKPLAVNVEQARQMYQAAQAAGVVTRVGYNYQHNPLIVMARELITSGELGQLVSFQGEFSEDFMADPDSPWSWRCEPQQAGGALADLGSHLLAMARFLMGPVQAVCADTQTVHLQRPIQAGSQERRSIAVDDQAHALLRFTNGARGTVSSSWIKHGYKNHLSVEISGTLGTLAFDQERLNELRLYRVGQKGFQRLLSGPALPGYAAFSPAPGHQLGYNELKTLEVHELIMALCDQGRNGTDFREAWEVERLAAAIRLAAQEERWITL
- a CDS encoding phosphotransferase family protein, producing the protein MALTDQSTRTRSGEELDAALIDPYLKAHIPGLTGTPRISQFPGGASNLTYLLEYPDQEFVLRRPPFGHKAKSAHDMGREFRILNQLKDGFPYCPKAYVHCTDEAVIGAEFYVMERVKGIILRSDLPPELNLDASHTQALCKSFIDRLVELHQVDYTACGLGDLGKPEGYVQRQIKGWSDRYEKALTPDAPQWEAVKAWLNDKMPADHPTSSIVHNDYRFDNVILDPQNPMQIIGVLDWELTTLGDPLMDLGNTLAYWIEASDPAPVQLMRRQPSNAPGMLSRQQFVDYYAERSGIEIGNFDFYYTYGLFRLAGIVQQIYYRFYHGQTQDKRFAQFIHMNTLLEQMSLQVIGKSSL
- a CDS encoding cysteine hydrolase family protein, with the translated sequence MPLSNAPRALLVIDMQVGLFNGPDKPYQREQVLDHVNQLIRRARQNSAPIFAMRHTGPAESPLAVGSPFWQLLPTLEVDEQQDCVLDKARPSCFTGTDLAERLHQAGASELVIVGMKTQYCVDATCRAAADLGFTALLVEDAHTCMDTPHLGARKIIDHHNATLSGAFVTLARTADVRF
- a CDS encoding NAD(P)-dependent oxidoreductase — protein: MLATVLVLVENVNAYLPHLEQLGLRLILAQTPSARAQAIKTHAAEIDAVLTRGPLGLTAQEIEALPRLQIICVIGAGYEQVDLQAASNRGIAVTTGAGVNASSVADHALALLLAVVRGIPQADAAVRQGHWPKVTRPSVAGLRLGILGLGAVGQAIARRCAQGLDMPVSYHSRQPRPEHPYRFYPTLLEMARDIDLLVIATPGGADTRHLVDHKVLQALGPEGFLVNVARASVVDSEALLQALEQRQIAGAALDVFDDEPQVPQRLKCLDNVVLTPHVAGLSPQASRDTVEKVGQNLLAHFSGQPLLTPLALPLPDHP
- a CDS encoding SDR family oxidoreductase; amino-acid sequence: MSKTQLFDLDGKIAFVSGASRGIGEAIAKLLAQQGAHVIVSSRKLDGCQQVADAIVAAGGKATAIACHIGEMEQIQQVFATIREQFGRLDILVNNAATNPQFCNVLDTDLGAFQKTVDVNIRGYFFMSVEAGKLMREHGGGSIINVASINGVSPGLFQGIYSVTKAAVINMTKVFAKECAQFGIRCNALLPGLTDTKFASALVKNDSIRNAALAQIPLKRVADPSEMAGTVLYLASDASSYTTGTALNVDGGFLS